From Nitrospiraceae bacterium, a single genomic window includes:
- a CDS encoding CHASE2 domain-containing protein, with protein sequence MPVLVHHMKNLSIEKLIQVGYRYVTKSQGRFYLYLAIFCSVLVVLDAGSFELIRGMKLKTFDVIMKNRILFHKADPDIVIVDIDEASLEAMAQEYGRWPWPRQVFAEFLETLEEQQPSAVVFDILFSDPDVFNQESDSYFNDVVSESENTFFPMMRLSPTNDELSKVTPSMIPGVEPVHGEAQEEKGIALVLPAFTGILQSGRMGTNNVYPDRDGIVRQYPIYRDHFGWRVLSLPAKLGERLGWRLPNDSNVFLNWRGKFGAFRSVRFSDVFEDFLRREKQRASDEFTDKIVIVGSTAAALFDTKPTPMEKIHPGVEILATAIGNIKNGDWITQAQNPWLFTALALGLIWATALAFLTGVKRKAIDMVFAGSQVGLMGFTFASLNLTTYYLDLTAPITAGLIYFSLARVYAYAEATIMEKYVWLNVEEGVEGWQYTVVAVVQPESLEEIPEGRFLTLLKHGLYGKKVGFTIEAFSRKPAGIEKAFQNMFLIYWVENHVQTKPWQVEKSGEQTVALVREVVRSICENDRIGCKLGWCQGPLTYGNENSRLEAWQHLVIKAMVNLKEQPIEITA encoded by the coding sequence GTGCCTGTCCTTGTTCACCATATGAAAAATCTTTCTATTGAAAAACTCATACAGGTGGGATATCGCTATGTGACGAAATCGCAAGGTCGGTTTTATCTCTATTTGGCGATTTTTTGTAGCGTTCTCGTGGTATTGGATGCCGGCTCGTTCGAATTGATTCGCGGAATGAAACTGAAGACATTTGATGTGATCATGAAAAACCGGATCCTGTTTCACAAAGCCGACCCCGACATTGTGATTGTGGATATTGATGAAGCCAGTTTGGAGGCCATGGCTCAAGAATATGGCCGGTGGCCCTGGCCCCGTCAGGTTTTTGCGGAATTTCTGGAAACCTTAGAAGAGCAACAGCCCTCAGCGGTGGTGTTTGATATTTTATTTAGTGACCCTGATGTGTTCAATCAAGAATCGGATTCGTACTTCAACGACGTCGTCAGTGAATCGGAAAATACATTTTTCCCCATGATGCGGTTGTCTCCAACGAATGATGAACTCAGCAAGGTGACCCCTTCCATGATTCCCGGCGTAGAGCCCGTTCATGGCGAGGCACAAGAAGAAAAAGGGATTGCCCTGGTCCTGCCCGCCTTCACCGGCATTTTACAGAGCGGAAGAATGGGGACCAACAATGTCTATCCGGACCGGGATGGCATTGTGCGCCAGTACCCCATCTATCGCGATCATTTTGGATGGCGTGTACTTTCCCTTCCTGCCAAGCTCGGAGAACGGCTGGGGTGGAGACTCCCGAATGATTCAAATGTGTTTTTAAACTGGCGTGGAAAATTCGGCGCCTTCAGATCGGTTCGCTTCAGTGACGTTTTTGAGGATTTCTTAAGGAGGGAAAAGCAACGGGCTTCGGATGAATTCACGGACAAGATTGTGATTGTCGGGTCCACAGCCGCGGCCCTGTTCGACACCAAGCCCACACCCATGGAGAAGATTCATCCCGGTGTGGAAATTCTGGCCACGGCGATTGGAAATATCAAAAACGGAGATTGGATCACCCAGGCCCAAAACCCCTGGCTTTTTACGGCTCTGGCCCTTGGACTCATCTGGGCGACAGCCTTGGCCTTTTTGACCGGGGTGAAACGAAAAGCCATTGATATGGTGTTTGCCGGTTCGCAAGTGGGTTTGATGGGCTTTACTTTCGCGAGCTTGAATCTGACCACCTACTATCTTGATTTAACGGCACCCATCACCGCCGGATTGATCTATTTTTCCCTCGCGCGGGTGTATGCCTATGCCGAGGCCACGATCATGGAAAAATATGTCTGGCTCAATGTGGAAGAGGGGGTGGAGGGATGGCAATATACCGTGGTGGCGGTGGTGCAACCGGAGAGCTTGGAGGAAATCCCGGAAGGGAGATTCCTGACCCTGCTAAAGCATGGCCTGTATGGCAAAAAGGTTGGATTCACGATAGAAGCCTTCTCACGGAAACCTGCCGGCATTGAAAAAGCCTTTCAGAATATGTTCCTCATCTATTGGGTGGAAAATCATGTACAAACGAAGCCATGGCAGGTGGAAAAATCCGGTGAACAAACGGTAGCGCTGGTTCGGGAAGTGGTTCGAAGCATCTGTGAGAATGATAGAATAGGATGTAAGCTTGGATGGTGCCAAGGTCCGCTGACCTATGGAAATGAAAATTCCAGACTGGAGGCATGGCAACATTTAGTGATTAAAGCCATGGTTAATCTCAAGGAGCAGCCGATTGAGATTACCGCATGA
- a CDS encoding SH3 domain-containing protein: MMKWLAFLTIVMIGVFPEEGKASDPGVALRTCQVMSEPFKDAREVLSLKEGDPVEILRRKGGWLEVSRKGKTGWVRMLYIRRGGASEKVSAVTEASGVLGMATGRAGTGNVVAATGVRGLDEEELKEAEFNEQELQTLKTYRTSKKQAQEFASQAGLQVQKVPFMQPTDGN; this comes from the coding sequence ATGATGAAATGGTTAGCCTTCCTGACAATCGTCATGATTGGAGTCTTTCCCGAAGAGGGGAAAGCTTCGGATCCCGGTGTCGCTCTTAGAACGTGCCAGGTCATGAGCGAACCCTTTAAAGATGCTCGAGAAGTCCTATCGTTAAAGGAAGGGGATCCTGTGGAGATTCTGAGAAGAAAAGGCGGATGGTTAGAGGTGTCCCGAAAAGGTAAAACCGGATGGGTAAGAATGCTCTATATCCGGCGGGGAGGCGCTTCGGAAAAGGTTTCCGCCGTAACTGAAGCCTCAGGAGTGTTGGGCATGGCCACTGGGAGAGCCGGTACTGGAAATGTTGTGGCTGCTACCGGAGTTCGCGGATTAGATGAGGAGGAGTTGAAAGAGGCCGAATTTAATGAACAGGAATTACAGACACTCAAAACCTATCGGACTTCAAAGAAACAAGCACAAGAATTTGCCAGTCAGGCAGGGTTACAAGTACAAAAAGTTCCGTTCATGCAGCCGACAGACGGGAATTAA
- a CDS encoding M48 family metalloprotease has product MFHNQQARAGLKGFLLRACILTLVFSGMGSLTHAFDLGDALKQLGQPDETTTGKTQDGTPQKQTGKKTPSLTDLTDLVKGTSTEEEIAIGQEIAGRLLGAAPLVKDERLQRYVNQVGKWLSLQSGRTDLDWYFGVIDSDDINAFAAPGGFIFLTKGLYHQLHSEAELAGVLGHEIGHVVKQHHLTIIKQSQAIDMGSSLFSQKLGKIKNEQAKQAVNNLIGSGAEVMARGLDKDAEYQADRIGVVLATRAGYDAYGLPMVLQEIGHAGLNDSSVALLFKTHPHPDSRLAELGDSMGETFDKYSNGKIMKDRFYTLSK; this is encoded by the coding sequence ATGTTCCACAATCAACAGGCACGTGCGGGTTTGAAAGGATTCCTTCTGCGTGCATGCATTTTGACATTGGTATTCTCCGGAATGGGAAGCCTCACGCATGCCTTTGATTTGGGTGATGCCCTCAAACAATTAGGGCAGCCGGATGAAACCACCACAGGAAAAACACAAGACGGTACTCCGCAGAAACAAACGGGCAAGAAAACTCCATCACTGACAGACCTGACCGACCTGGTCAAAGGGACTTCCACAGAAGAGGAAATAGCCATCGGGCAAGAGATTGCCGGACGACTGCTTGGGGCTGCGCCCCTGGTCAAGGATGAACGCTTGCAACGGTATGTCAATCAAGTTGGAAAGTGGCTAAGTCTGCAGAGTGGAAGAACCGACCTTGATTGGTATTTTGGAGTGATTGATTCCGACGATATCAATGCCTTTGCTGCCCCGGGTGGATTTATTTTTCTCACCAAAGGTTTGTATCACCAACTTCATTCTGAAGCCGAATTGGCCGGAGTCCTGGGACATGAGATCGGTCATGTTGTCAAACAGCATCATCTGACCATCATTAAACAAAGCCAGGCGATTGATATGGGAAGCAGTTTGTTTTCCCAAAAACTCGGCAAAATAAAGAATGAACAAGCGAAGCAGGCCGTGAATAATCTTATCGGAAGTGGAGCAGAAGTGATGGCACGCGGATTGGATAAAGACGCCGAATATCAGGCCGACAGAATTGGGGTGGTGTTGGCCACCAGGGCCGGCTATGACGCCTATGGCCTGCCAATGGTCTTGCAGGAAATTGGTCATGCAGGTCTCAATGACAGCAGCGTTGCCTTATTATTTAAGACTCATCCCCATCCAGACTCGAGATTGGCAGAACTCGGTGATTCCATGGGAGAGACCTTTGATAAATATTCTAACGGCAAAATCATGAAAGACCGATTTTACACACTGTCAAAATAA
- a CDS encoding lipocalin family protein: MLKTLTMGVFCLMLGACSSVEPAGQLPTALSVDLSRYSGIWHEIARLPMWGQRNCVRSTAEYRLLDSGKVAVRNACTTSTGEEISIEGVATVVDPEHRAKLNVVFDQWAAKLVALLTSSEQGNYWILRVDPDYRLAIVGTPDRDYLWILARTPSIDEASYQDMVSFTQRLGFQTEHLIRAPVSAD, translated from the coding sequence ATGTTGAAAACTTTGACAATGGGAGTCTTCTGCTTGATGCTAGGTGCCTGTTCAAGCGTTGAACCGGCTGGACAATTACCCACCGCGTTGTCAGTTGATCTCTCCCGGTATAGCGGAATATGGCATGAAATAGCACGACTGCCGATGTGGGGGCAACGAAATTGCGTAAGATCGACAGCCGAATACCGGTTACTGGATTCGGGGAAGGTTGCCGTCCGGAACGCATGTACCACGTCAACCGGCGAGGAAATCAGCATTGAGGGTGTGGCCACAGTTGTTGACCCTGAACATCGGGCAAAGTTGAATGTGGTCTTCGATCAGTGGGCCGCTAAACTTGTGGCGTTACTCACCTCATCAGAGCAGGGGAATTATTGGATACTTCGGGTCGATCCCGACTACCGGCTTGCGATCGTCGGCACCCCTGATCGTGACTACCTCTGGATCCTGGCACGAACCCCCTCGATCGATGAAGCCAGCTATCAGGACATGGTCTCCTTTACTCAGCGCCTTGGCTTTCAAACAGAGCATTTGATCCGTGCCCCGGTCAGCGCCGATTAA
- a CDS encoding cupredoxin domain-containing protein: MVSLFWVAPFASAGPSTFRIILGTFSPYYSPNIAHIRTGTLISWENPTADLHSITHDECKNGERCAFDSGPLGPNRTFTLRHLPPGQYPYHCSFHPIMQGTLVVTGPDTSSEA; the protein is encoded by the coding sequence ATGGTAAGTCTTTTTTGGGTAGCACCTTTCGCATCAGCAGGCCCATCTACCTTTAGAATTATCCTCGGCACATTCTCTCCCTATTATTCCCCGAACATCGCCCACATTAGAACAGGCACTCTTATTTCCTGGGAAAACCCGACCGCCGATCTTCATTCCATCACTCATGATGAATGTAAGAACGGGGAACGATGTGCCTTTGATTCCGGCCCTCTTGGCCCCAACCGCACGTTCACGCTACGTCATTTACCTCCCGGCCAGTATCCTTACCATTGTTCATTTCATCCCATCATGCAAGGAACCCTGGTGGTAACCGGGCCTGACACTTCAAGTGAGGCCTGA
- the hypF gene encoding carbamoyltransferase HypF — protein METVTLRSSNEQAFTIQVSGLVQGVGFRPRVWQLARRLDLRGRVSNNGKGVQILVAGEEENLRQFIHELTHNPPPLAKIAEIFTRGISLCEVPEDTFVIAGTDKSPVQTGIVPDAAPCPECVKEIFDPFARRYRYPFTNCTHCGPRLTIQEGIPYDRPSTTLKDFPLCEACLKEYQDPQNRRFHAQPIACHACGPKVWIERLDGKPVTVHSYTMLDEADAVCSLLQKGHIVAIKGLGGFQLACDATREDAVSRLRALKHREGKPLALMARDLEVIRRYCAVGEREAELLQSQAAPIVILKRHPERALAPSVAPGMSTYGCMLASSPLHHLILHRMAQPIVLTSGNHAGEPQWIDNDQAKVHLNNIAEFVVLHNRGIAQRVDDSVVKVMDQVPRVLRRSRGFAPIPIGFPQGFEHSPAILAMGGELKNTFCFLKDGQALLSHHIGDLEDSLTYADYQRAISHYQHLFEHKPDCIAVDLHPEYLSSKLGRAQANFGHLPVFDIQHHHAHLAACLVENGICVTTAPVLGVVLDGLGYGEDDTMWGGEFLLADYAGFTRVGTFKPVPMLGGTQAIKEPWRNTYAHVMAEMGWAEFAMNYSDLPLCNFLEKKPRVMLDRMLNHRINSPLASSCGRLFDAAAAAMGICTEHVFYEGQAAMEMEALVDEDTLHHEDESLAYPFSILRLKHSGLPYVEPLGMWQALLGDLILHTPVPVMAARFHKGLANVICQMVTQGSQSPDGHDRHQTVVLSGGVFQNQVLFELVKGKLTAEGFNVLSHKQVPMNDGGIALGQAAIAAARSLQETNEVRSTCV, from the coding sequence ATGGAAACTGTAACCCTAAGAAGCTCCAACGAACAGGCTTTCACTATCCAAGTGTCTGGATTGGTCCAGGGTGTCGGTTTTCGTCCGAGGGTCTGGCAACTGGCTCGACGCCTGGATCTTCGAGGGCGTGTTTCCAACAATGGAAAAGGTGTTCAAATTCTGGTGGCCGGCGAGGAAGAGAACCTCAGGCAATTCATTCATGAACTGACTCACAATCCTCCACCACTCGCTAAAATTGCCGAAATCTTCACAAGGGGCATTTCCCTGTGTGAGGTCCCCGAAGACACGTTTGTCATTGCCGGTACCGACAAAAGTCCTGTGCAGACCGGCATTGTTCCGGATGCGGCCCCTTGTCCGGAGTGCGTGAAGGAAATATTCGATCCATTTGCACGGCGCTACCGCTATCCCTTTACCAACTGCACGCATTGCGGACCCCGCCTGACGATTCAGGAAGGGATTCCCTATGACCGGCCTTCCACCACACTGAAGGATTTTCCTCTGTGCGAGGCCTGCCTGAAGGAATATCAGGACCCCCAAAACCGCCGATTTCATGCCCAGCCGATCGCGTGCCATGCATGCGGACCGAAGGTGTGGATTGAACGTCTGGATGGAAAACCCGTGACGGTGCATTCCTATACGATGCTGGATGAGGCCGATGCGGTCTGCAGTCTTCTCCAGAAAGGGCACATTGTGGCCATTAAAGGATTAGGCGGTTTTCAACTTGCCTGCGATGCCACCCGGGAGGACGCGGTCAGCCGGCTTCGGGCCTTAAAACACAGGGAGGGAAAACCCCTGGCATTAATGGCGCGCGATCTGGAAGTGATTCGCCGGTATTGTGCGGTAGGGGAGAGGGAAGCCGAACTCCTACAAAGCCAGGCGGCCCCCATTGTCATCCTTAAGCGCCATCCGGAGAGGGCCCTTGCGCCAAGTGTCGCGCCCGGCATGTCGACCTATGGATGTATGTTAGCCAGCTCACCGCTGCACCATTTGATCCTCCACCGCATGGCTCAGCCGATTGTATTAACCAGCGGAAACCATGCCGGCGAACCCCAGTGGATCGACAATGACCAGGCCAAAGTACATTTGAACAACATTGCCGAGTTTGTGGTCCTGCATAATCGGGGGATTGCCCAACGTGTTGACGATTCGGTGGTCAAAGTCATGGATCAGGTCCCACGGGTGCTGCGACGCAGTCGAGGGTTTGCGCCCATACCCATAGGGTTTCCCCAGGGCTTTGAACACAGTCCTGCGATTCTTGCTATGGGCGGTGAGCTCAAAAATACCTTCTGCTTTCTCAAAGATGGACAAGCCCTGCTTTCCCATCACATTGGAGATTTGGAAGACTCGTTGACCTATGCCGATTATCAACGAGCCATCTCTCATTACCAACACCTCTTTGAGCACAAACCTGACTGCATCGCCGTTGATTTGCACCCGGAATACCTGTCGAGCAAGTTGGGACGGGCCCAAGCCAACTTCGGACATCTTCCGGTTTTTGATATCCAACATCACCATGCTCATCTCGCGGCCTGTCTGGTCGAAAATGGGATTTGCGTAACAACTGCACCGGTCCTTGGGGTAGTCTTGGATGGGTTGGGCTATGGGGAAGACGATACGATGTGGGGCGGCGAATTTTTGCTGGCGGATTATGCGGGCTTCACCCGGGTGGGCACCTTTAAGCCCGTGCCAATGCTCGGCGGAACTCAGGCCATTAAGGAACCGTGGCGAAACACCTATGCGCATGTGATGGCAGAAATGGGATGGGCGGAATTTGCGATGAACTACTCCGATCTGCCATTGTGTAATTTTCTCGAGAAAAAACCTCGCGTGATGTTGGATCGCATGCTGAACCACCGGATTAATAGCCCACTGGCGAGTTCCTGCGGTCGGTTGTTCGATGCCGCCGCCGCTGCGATGGGTATTTGCACAGAACACGTGTTCTATGAGGGGCAGGCGGCAATGGAGATGGAAGCGCTGGTGGATGAGGACACACTTCATCATGAGGACGAATCGTTGGCGTATCCATTTTCTATTTTGCGCCTGAAGCACTCTGGATTACCCTATGTCGAACCGTTGGGAATGTGGCAGGCCCTTTTGGGCGACCTTATCCTCCACACGCCCGTTCCGGTCATGGCCGCACGGTTTCATAAGGGACTTGCCAACGTGATTTGTCAGATGGTTACACAGGGCTCACAATCTCCTGACGGTCATGACCGGCATCAAACGGTAGTCCTTTCAGGTGGCGTGTTTCAAAATCAGGTGTTGTTTGAACTCGTGAAAGGCAAATTGACGGCAGAAGGGTTCAACGTCCTTTCCCACAAACAGGTTCCCATGAACGATGGTGGCATTGCCCTTGGACAGGCCGCGATTGCCGCCGCTCGTTCGTTGCAAGAGACCAATGAGGTTCGATCCACATGTGTTTAG
- a CDS encoding HypC/HybG/HupF family hydrogenase formation chaperone: MCLGIPGQIVEISNVEHKLAIVNVGGVRREVNIACIVDEEHSPVSCVGDWVLIHVGFAMSRIDEKEAKRTLELLTEMGEVQIKIQAMRQSNTS, from the coding sequence ATGTGTTTAGGCATACCCGGCCAAATTGTAGAAATCAGCAATGTGGAGCATAAGCTCGCGATCGTGAACGTGGGTGGAGTTCGACGGGAAGTGAATATCGCTTGCATTGTCGATGAGGAGCATTCCCCTGTGTCATGTGTGGGGGATTGGGTGCTGATCCACGTCGGATTTGCCATGAGTCGTATTGACGAAAAGGAAGCTAAGCGGACGCTAGAGTTGCTGACTGAAATGGGAGAAGTGCAAATAAAAATCCAGGCGATGCGTCAGTCAAATACCTCCTAA
- a CDS encoding SIS domain-containing protein, which produces MKSQDSRQVIQTFFDAQAEKVLAAAMAIADMYQRNGRLFTMGNGGSSCDAAHIAVEFLHPVTTGRPALPAVNLAADQAMMTAVGNDVGFDHIFVRQLIAQGKSGDGLIGVSTSGNSENIMRTFVKAKEMGLTTIGLTGGAGGAMATSSAIDHCLVVPTESIHRIQECHVLIYHILWDLVHTLLADHRGASATKKDTP; this is translated from the coding sequence ATGAAATCACAAGATAGCCGGCAGGTCATCCAAACCTTTTTCGACGCACAGGCCGAAAAAGTCTTGGCCGCTGCCATGGCCATAGCGGATATGTATCAACGAAACGGGCGCCTGTTTACCATGGGCAACGGCGGATCGAGCTGTGATGCGGCCCATATTGCCGTGGAATTTTTGCATCCAGTCACCACCGGGCGCCCTGCGCTCCCCGCCGTCAATCTTGCGGCGGATCAGGCCATGATGACCGCTGTGGGAAATGATGTGGGGTTTGATCACATTTTTGTGCGCCAGTTAATCGCTCAGGGAAAGTCCGGAGACGGATTGATCGGCGTGTCCACCAGCGGCAATTCCGAAAATATTATGCGGACTTTTGTGAAGGCCAAGGAGATGGGATTGACCACCATCGGCCTGACGGGGGGAGCGGGCGGAGCCATGGCCACATCTTCTGCCATTGATCATTGCCTGGTTGTGCCGACTGAGAGTATTCACCGGATTCAAGAGTGCCATGTTTTGATCTATCACATTCTTTGGGATCTCGTGCACACCCTGCTTGCTGATCATCGCGGCGCGTCAGCCACGAAAAAGGACACCCCATGA